A single Pseudoxanthomonas sp. DNA region contains:
- a CDS encoding acyl-CoA thioesterase yields MHALKPHQLSMTVLMTPDMANFSGKVHGGAILKLLDQVAYACASRYAGQYVVTLSVDQVMFRQAINVGELVTFLASVNHTGTSSMEIGIKVVAEDIRKQSVRHANSCFFTMVAVDDDGRTTPVPPLEPSTPDEIRRFAAARLRRELREEMEQRHAALLTDRRTPGA; encoded by the coding sequence ATGCACGCCCTCAAGCCCCACCAGCTTTCCATGACCGTGCTGATGACCCCGGACATGGCCAACTTCTCCGGCAAGGTCCACGGCGGCGCGATCCTCAAGCTGCTCGACCAGGTGGCCTACGCCTGCGCCAGCCGCTACGCCGGCCAGTATGTGGTCACGCTGTCGGTGGACCAGGTGATGTTCCGCCAAGCCATCAACGTGGGCGAACTGGTGACCTTCCTGGCTTCGGTGAACCACACCGGTACGTCGTCCATGGAAATCGGCATCAAGGTGGTGGCCGAGGACATCCGCAAGCAGAGCGTGCGCCACGCCAACAGCTGCTTCTTCACGATGGTCGCGGTCGATGATGACGGCCGCACGACCCCGGTGCCCCCGCTGGAGCCGTCCACACCGGACGAGATCCGCCGCTTCGCCGCCGCGCGGCTGCGACGCGAGCTGCGCGAGGAAATGGAGCAACGGCACGCGGCCCTGCTCACGGATCGCAGGACCCCCGGAGCCTGA